The Vibrio echinoideorum DNA window GCGTTTTAGTACTGGATGCAGCAATGGAGTCCCCACTGTTGAGTCAACAATCACATCCCAACCGCGAGAGTGACCAGCTTTACTGATGCTAGCAACATCCAACACGTATCCATGTGGGTTACATGGTGACTCTAGGTAAACGTAGATTTTTTTACCCGCAGCGAGGCGATCTGCGTATTTATGAGCAACCTCATCAAGGCGCGTCGCAAACTCATCACCGGAGTAACCATCCACCCACTCTACCGCGACATTCAGATTCGAAGGCTTGCCAAACCAATCTTCCAACAGCTGGTAAGAACCGCCATAGATATTACGTGAAGCCAAGACTATGTCTTCATGGCCAAGTAAATGGCTCAACAACCCATCAATGGCCGCCATCCCCGAGTTAAAGTTCCATGCGAGGTACTCGTTGGCTCTAGAACCTGCCTCAATATCAACCATGTGATTAGCCAGTGAAATCGATGTTGGATTAAGCAGTCGAGAGTAAATATCGTGCAGCGGCTCTTTACCGTTGAACGCATCTTCAATCCATTCTGTACACGCAAACAAATACGTTGCAGTGCGCGTAATTACGGGGCTGGCAGAGAAAATAGCAGCGACATTATCGAAGATAGGATACGCACCTTTAGACGCAAAATTGCCATTATTGGTGGCAATAGATTGGTAAGTAGCACGCATTGGGTTTTGCAGGTTGTCGAGGATCTTAGCGATCTGGAATGACAAGAAACGTTTGGCGTTAAACCAAGCGATTCGGTCACTCTTGTCGAGTTCTGAAAGTCCATCAACCGTCAATGCCCAAAGATCGTGAGTCTTGGTATTGGCTTGGTACAGTGTCGTCGCCAGTTCAATCAGCGTGACGCCGTAATCACTGTTTGGGTCGATACCAAAATGCTTTGCCTGCTCAATGGCAAGAGCTTCTGCTTGTTCGTGTTTGGTCGTTTTACGCAGCGGGCTAAGTTGAGTTGAAGTATTCATAGTGCCTAAGTCATTCCATGCTTGTTGTTCCTCCTTTAATTTTAGTTTTGTGCTGATGTTAAAAATTGCTATTTGCGAAGTAAGACATACACTTTGAGCAATAATATTGCCAAACTAAATTCAATATTGATGGAATATGCCAATGGACGAGATCGACAAGAAAATACTGGCTGAATTGCAAAGCAACGCACGGCTCACTAATCAAGAGTTGGCCGATCGCGTGTCGCTATCGCCCTCTCCTTGTTTGCGTCGAGTTCGGTCATTGGAGAAACAAGGGATTATTCGAGGCTATCACGCCAGTGTCGACCAAGAAGCATGCGGCCTACCTGTGAATGTGTTTGTGTTGGTGAAACTTGAAAAGCCAACAGAAGAGAATATGCGAGACTTTGAGCAGCACATTGAAGTGATTGATGAAGTATTAGAGTGCTTTTTAATGACAGGTAATCACGACTACCTATTACATGTGGTCAGTGAGTCGCTCAAAAGCTACGAGCAGTTTATCCGTAAGCAATTAACCCGCCTACCCAATATTGCTTCTATTGAATCCAGCTTCGCTTTCGGTCAGGTGAAAACCAAGACCAAGTTGCCAGTGAGGTAAATGTGTGTCGCTATTGGGTCCAGAATCTTGATGGCTTGAATTTTGACGTGACACTTTCTAGTTCAGAAATGCCCTAGTGCTAGCTCGCGCACCTGAACATAAATTGATCTGCATCAGCATATGGTTTAATAATGATTAACTACTAAATATTAATAATACAAATTGCGTAATACTGAATTGAGAGAGTTCATTTTTACGTTGTTGGTGATTTCATGGATGTACACACCTTAGCTATATATACCTCTTTGTTAGCAGCCACTGTTGCGAGTGCTATGCTGTTAACACATAAATATATACTCGCAGGAACCACGTTAGGGGTGAATTATATTGCTTATGCTGCTTTGCTGTTAGGAGCCAGTGTTACACCACTTTCATTCGGCGTTACTCAATCTTCAGAATCCATCGTTTTTCTTTCCAATGGTGCATACGCAACCGCTTTTGGTTTGTTACTCGTCGGCATAACCGTGTTACGAGGAGCAAGTCGATCTTTTCTCGTAATATCAATTATCATTAGCTCCCTTGGCATTAGCTTCTTTCTTTATAGCGCCCTAATTGCGCCTTCTGTTACTTCTAGGATCGAAGCTCGAAGTATTCTCGTTGTGACGATATGTATCTTAGCCCTATGTGCAAACTATTCCGGGGAAAAACACGATAACAGAGAAGCAAAGTGCCTGTTGAACCTGACCCTGTTTATCAACATTCTCTATATGGCAATGAGGGGCGTACTTGCTCATACCAAAGGAACGAATTCAAACTATTACCTGATATCAGATATTCATAAATTGTCTTTCGTTATCATGACAATCACAATTGTTAGCCTCGCATTTTCAGTGTTTTGGATCTTAACTGATCGTTTATTAAAGCAAACCTATCGCTCATCGATCACTGATGAACAAACAGGCCTTTATAACCGTAGAGGCCTAGCAGAGCTGATACCCAAGCTTGTTCAACCAGGCCGAGAGAGTGACATTTCTGTACTGATGGCCGACCTAGATCATTTCAAAAAAATTAATGATACCTATGGTCATGACAAGGGAGATGATGTGATTAAGCACTTTGGTCAAATTCTTGAAGATACATGCCGAACAAGCGATTTCTGCTTTCGCTATGGTGGAGAGGAGTTTGTTGTCATGTTACCTAGAGCGAATAAAATTCAAGCAATGCAAATAGCTGAAAGAATAAGGAACCACGCAAAACACAACTCCAATCAAGAGCTCTCATCTGGCAGGTATACTGTCAGCATTGGAGTGACTCAAGCTCTCATAAACGATGACTGGAATTCATTAATTAAAAGAGCGGATAACGCCCTCTACGACGCAAAATCTCAAGGGCGCGATTGCATTGTTGAGCGTTAACAAAATGTGGTAGTTAAATATTCATATTAAGAAAAAAACAAACAAGCTTTGCCCAATTTAAAGCTAGAACTTCCTCAAAGCCAATAATCAAAACCGCCCTACTTCACTGACTTAATCACTTACATCAACCTTGTGTTGAATCGCTCCGTAAAACAAACCTAGACATGGGAATCGATTCCGAAGTGATCGTTTTATCTGACTGTCATCTAATTTTTGTACTTTGATATAACAAATAGCTTAAAAGATATTGAGCGATCGTTCAAATGTGTTGAAATTTCCACTATAGTTGATTGGTCAAACAACTCACAACAAGGAAAAGTTATGAATCAAAATACCGAATCTCAATCAGATCCAGCTCGCTCTATCCCTCAAGAAGCATTTGATTGGTACGACGAATATGCGCACGGTCTGATTGATCGCAGAGAGTTTATGGCTCGTCTATCCGGGCTAGCTGTACTTGGCTTAACCATGACAACATTAACTTCAGCACTGATCCCTAATTATGCGCAGGCAGAGCAAGTCTCTTTCAATGATCCTTCCATCAAAGCAACCTACGAGAAGTTTCCTTCGCCTAAAGGACACGGAGAAGGCTATGGCTACTTGGTGGTACCAAAAGAGTTAGAGGGTAATGCGCCTGTTGTCTTGGTCATTCATGAAAATAGAGGCTTAAATCCATACGTAAAGGATGTGGCAAGACGACTCGCGGCCGCGGGGTTTATTGCGTTTGCACCTGATGCACTCTATTCGCTTGGTGGGTATCCAGGAAATGATGATGAAGGCCGAGCAATGCAAAAGTCGCTATCACGAGAGAAAATCGAAGAAGACTTTATCGCCGCTGCAAACTTTTTGAAATCTCATGAAAAAAGTAACGGCAAGCTAGGCGCTGTAGGATTTTGTTTCGGTGGCTATATCGTGAATATGTTGGCGGCGGTAATGCCAGAACAGCTGGATGCGGGCGTTCCCTTTTATGGCACTCCTGCCGCACCTGATTTAAGAAAGAATGTTAAAGGGCCATTGCTCATCCAATTCGCTGGAATCGATAAACGTGTGAACGCGACTTGGCCAGACTATGAAACCGAACTCAAAGAGAACGGAGCAGACTACACCGCTTACATCTATGACGGTGTGAATCATGGCTTCCATAACGATTCAACAGGTCGATATGCTGAAGAAGAAGCGGAGTTAGCATGGACACGTACGCTTGAGTTCTTTAATCAAAAGCTCTCTTAATAGGAAAGATTACCGAACCCGTTTTCTTTAAGTTCCAAGTTACTGCCCTATACCTTATTCAACGAAACCCAAAAGGCCTCATACGTGCGAGGCCTTTGTTTTCTCAACGCTACATTGGCTTGCCCTACAGATAGGTTTGGGGTCGTCGACATTCTGATATGAATTAAACCTGACTCTTAATATCAATCTAACCTATTAATATCAATCTAACTTTGCTTCTAACAAACCTATTGACCCGATCTTATAAATAGATAATATAGACATCCAGACGCCCAAATGTCTTTTTGATCAATTAAATGGAGTTATCATGAACAGCTACAAAAAAATCACAGCATCCCTGTTGGCATTAGCTTTCGTATTCGGTGTAACAGGATGTGGAAAAAAAGACGAGGCTGTAATCAAGATTGGGGCGACAGTTGGCCCACATGCACAAGTTGTACAGGCAGTCGCCAAAGAAGCAGCAAAGCAAGGGATTAACATTGAGCTAGTTGAATTCTCAGACTACATCACCCCTAACGCAGCATTAGATGATGGAAGCATCCAACTGAATAGCTACCAACATCAGCCATTTCTCGACAACTTTAACGACAATCACGATAGCAAGTTAGTTTCTATCGGACGTTCAATTTTAATGCGTATGGGCGTTTACTCTAACAAGTACACTTCGCTTGACTCTATCCCCGACAACGCACGAATCGCGATTCCAAACGACCCAACGAATGGCGGGCGTGGACTGTTACTACTTGAAGATGCCGGGCTGATTTCATTAAAAGACAACGCTGGTTTCAACGCATCTTTAAACGATATTGTTAGCAACCCGAAGAACATTCGATTTGTTGAAGTGGATGCCGCTCAGCTACCCCGCTCTCTTGACGATGTAGATGCAGCAGCAATCACCATGAACTATGTAATGTCGGCTGGACTCGATCCTAAGAAACAAGGCATTTACTTAGAGAAAAAAGACGCACCTTTAGCCGTGATGGTTGTAGCGGCGCGAGAAGAAGACAAAAATAATGAAACGTATAAAAAGATCATCTCAATTTACCACTCACAAGAGATTAGTGACTTTTTAGACAGCACTTTCAAAGGCACCATCGAAGCCGCTAAATAAGCTAAATCATTTCAGATTTGGCGTTGCCTAATACCTATGAAGCAACGCCAGATTTGAGTTGAAGGGTTGTCGCTCACGCATTCCAGCCCCTTTTCAAATTAGAGAGCAAAGCTCAAGTTACTTAAATCGAGGTTGTAAACCGTATCGTCAGAGCGGATTATGTAAGCATGAAATTCAATTAAATCTGGGTTCTTCGCATGAAAAAAGAAGTGATACTGTTTGATATAAACGAAACGGTTTTAAATTTGGGGTCATTACAGCCTAAATTTAAAGCAGTATTTGGCAGCGAGGATGCACTATCGCTTTGGTTCTCAAAGCTTTTGCACTCTTCAACGGTTTGCATCGCAACAAACGTACAGTCTACTTTTTCTGAATTAGCGAATGCAGCGCTCGACGCTATTGCACAGCGGTACAAGTGTGATTTAACGGCGGAAAGCAAAGATGCCTTGTTAACTTCTTTTGCCAATCTACCAGCGCACACTGATATCAAAGCATCTTTACTTAAATTGCGTAACAACGGTTTTAAAACAGTCGCTTTTTCCAACTCATCCCTCGACCTCATCGCTTCTCAAATCAAGAACTCGGGCTTAAAAGACTATTTCGACACAATCATTTCTGTTGAAGAAACAGGCAGTTTCAAACCAAATTCAGACGTGTATAAATTTGCAGCCGAAACCTTACAAGAGTCTGTCGAAAACCTTCGTCTTGTCGCTACTCATGATTGGGACACTCATGGTGCGCTATCCGCTGGCTTACAAGCAGCCTATATAGACCGTACAGGCGTTGAGTATCATTCCTTGTATTTGAAGCCGGAGATTAGCTCAAAGACGATGGATGGTGTGGTGGAACAGATAATTAAGCACAATTTAGAAAACTAAACCTCAAGAGACTTTTCTACTCCCGCTCGGTACAAACAAAAAGGCCTCGCACACGCGAGGCCTTAATTCTATCTACAGAGCAATTAACTCGCCTGCCCAATATTGCCTCTATTGAATTCAGCTTAGCCTTCGGTCTGATAAAAACTAAGACCAAGCTTCCCGTGAGATAAATGTGTGACGCTGTTGTTTGGGTTTATGGGGCGCTAGAAGCTGATCTTCCTCATGCCTTGAATCGAAAGCAATATGTGCTTGCACGGTCTTCAACTAAAAATTAGAACCAAACTGAATTGTGCGCATAATTTTCAGTTGGTTAGGTAAGGGCTGGATCGAACTTTAGTAGAGGTTACATTTACTATAGGCAGGACTTGTGGATAAGTGCTTATTTTGGGTTCATCGCAGCTTTCCCCTGAAAGTCGAGATGAACCTTTTTTCAATAATCTAGCGTGTGAAAGCATTAGACAGGTCGATATCACATTGCTTTACATCACATATATTAATAAAAGTAATGTTGCTTACATTTATAAATGTGATGTTTATCTCCATTCATCTTTTGATTACTTTCTAAGCTTAGTTAATTTTTATCCGATTAAACAGAAGGTTATATGATAAATAGAATAATAACACTAAGTGGCGTTGCATTACTTTGTTCAGCGAGTGCGCATGCGCAAATGCAAAATGGAAGTTTCGAAAACTGGGAAGGAAACGCACCATCTGGATGGAGTGTGATTGACTCCGGCATTGCACTTTCACTCTCTACCGACCCTGTAAATAACGGCAGTCTCTCTGCACAAGTCACAGTGAATACAAGTACTCAAAGTAATACCGATTTTCTTCAAACGATAAGTGTTGAACAAGGGAAAACTTATGATTTCTCTGTCGATATTTATCACACTGAAGGTAACGTGAAAGCTCGCCTTTTTGTTGATGGCTATTTAGGCTACTCGAATAATGGTTTAACAAATCAGTGGCAAGCATTGACTCACTCGTACAGCGCTACGAGCACTAAAGATATCGTTGTGGGCATACGATTTTATGATGATGCAGGTTTTGATGGTTCGGAAGTGGTGTATTTAGATAACTTTCAGCCTACGGAGGCTCCACCAACACAAAGCTGCAATGACACAAGTGCCGCACTCACGCTAGTGACGGATAACTATGGCTCTGAAACCAGTTGGTCTCTCAAAAACTCAGTTTCTCAAACTCTTTATTCTGGTTCAGACTATCAAAGTAACACCAACAATGAAGTGGAAATGTGTTTAGCAGATGGTAGCTACACCCTAGAAGTCTCAGACTCTTATGGAGATGGAATGTGCTGCAGTGTGGGGAGTGGTTCATACAGTTTGTCGGTAAACGGAACCGTTGTGGCATCTGGTGGTGATTTCCAAGCAAGTCAGAGTACAGAGTTTACGATTGGTGGCTCAACGACTACACCACCAACTGAACCACCAGTGTTAGGTGAGTATTACAAAGACGCTGAAGGCAAAGTGGGCTTTGCGTTAAAAACGGCCTTGTATCAAATTATTGATAATCATAGTAGTCAGGGTTACACCGCTATTTGGACGTTAGTGTCTGAGGCTGACCTAGACGCATACTATGACACTGATGGGTCGATTCTCGATATGTATTCGGAGAAACCTTCAGGCTCAGATTCAATCCAATTTACTAAGGTGGCCGATCAATGTGGTCAATACAGCAAAGAAGGTGATTGCTACAACCGTGAGCACTCATTCCCGAAAAGCTGGTTTGGTGGAAAAGTCGAGCCAATGAACTCTGACGGTCACCATTTATTTGCCACTGACGGCTACGTTAACTCGAAACGTAGTAATTGGCCATTTGGTGAGGTACGTAGTGCAACATACACATCAAGCAATGGTTCTAAATTAGGCAGTGCAGCGAACTCTCTTGGTTATGCAGGTACGGTGTTTGAGCCAATTGATGAGTTTAAAGGTGATTTCGCAAGAGCATATTTCTACATGGCAACACGCTATGAAAATGAAATCGCTAATTGGGAAGGGAACTCTACAAGCTCTGACGCCGTTCTGGATGGAACCAATACAACCGTTTTTGAACCTTGGCTACTTACCATGCTAAAGCGTTGGCATTCTGAAGATCCAGTAAGCCAAAAAGAAATCGACCGAAACAAGGCGGTACATGATTTCCAAGGGAATCGTAATCCGTTTATTGACCATCCAGAGTTTGCAAGCCAAATCTGGGGAAATTAATCGGAATATAACCACCATGACAATGGTTTAATGATTATTGAATTGAGCCCAATCCTTTGTTTGGGCTTTTTTATTGATAGGCATTAGAGAGCATGACTTAAAATATGTGAAAAAGCATATTGTCATGAAGGTCCGTATACTTGTCAGTGATCGGCACCATCAATACTGGACGCTACGTTAAGCGACTTTCCATACCTATAGTTATTCATGATCGATCATATTCAATTTTTCCCTCACACATTTTTGTCCAATACCTTCATCGGCTGAGTTTTTACTCGTGGCACTTTCTAGCTCACAGGTGCCCTTTTGTCGGGCTCAAAACGGGCAAAACTTGTAACAGAACCGTATTTTTCTTTTGTCTTCCTGCCATTAAAAGGATGCATAGCTGATCTTCATAGCAAGTCGGACGTATAGGCTGTTTAAAAGGAGGGAAAGACTATGGCCACCGTCTATGTCAGCATCGGAAGCAATATTAACCGCGAACATCACGTCACAGAATCTCTCAAAGCATTGCATGACCGCTTTGCGCCCCTACACATTTCTAAATTCTACGATTGCGAGCCTGTCGGTTTTAAAGGGGATAATTTCCTTAACCTAGTCGTTGGGTTCGAATGTACCCTTCCTGTCGTAGAGCTGGTCAAGGTTCTACATCAAATCGAATCAGAGAACGATCGCAAGCGTCAGACCAAAGCCTATGCTTCACGGACGATGGATATCGACATCCTTCTTTATGGTAATCAAGTGGGCGTTATCGATGGCGTAGAGCTGCCTAGAGGCGAAATCACCGAGTATGCATTTGTGCTTAGGCCGTTAGTCGATATTGCTGCGCAAGAACGTCACCCCACTCTAGACATCTCATATCAGCAGCTCTGGGAAAACTTCGATAAGTTAAATCAGAAAACCGAACCCATCCCTTTCGATATCAGTTTCACCTAGCGTTTACATGACTGAAAAAAGAACGGCTGCAACAGGAACAATTGCGAAAGGAACAGCTGCGAAAGGAACAACTGAACTCTTAATCGCGTGAGCTTTACTGATCTTTTCTTAAAACAAGCACGTACCTGACTTTACCCTCTAAGGATTGGACACTGTTATGAATCACAACGCCATTATCACCATTACAAATCTCAGACTAAGAACTTTCATCGGCTTCAACGAAGAAGAAAAGTCTAAGCAGCAAGACATCGTTATCAATGCAGAGATCCACTACCCCGCTAACAACCTTTGCCTCTCAGATGATGTGGAGAACGCACTCAACTACAAAAACATCTGCAAGAAGATCATTCAACATGTCGAATCCGGAAGATTTCTGCTTTTAGAAAAGTTAACCAGCGACGTACTCGGCATTTGTATCGATCATCCATGGGTACGATACGCTCAAGTGAGAATTGATAAGCCTCATGCCCTACGTTTTGCCGACTCCGTTTCACTCACGCTTAGCTATGAAGCAGAGCTCGAAAATTAACTCATAAGGAGAGAGTCATGCTGAATACAGAAGCCGAAAAAGTAAGAGAAGCTTTGCTCGCAAAAGGACTTGAAACCCCAATGACACCGAGCGAAATGAATCCCAACCAGAAGTACAACCGCATCAAAGGACTTTTGACGGAAGTGGTCAGTACGCTTGGACTGGATTTAACAGATGACAGCCTTGCTGAAACACCTCATCGCATTGCAAAAATGTACGTTCACGAGATCTTTTCAGGGCTCGATTACGATAACTTCCCAAAAATCAGCGTTATAGAAAACAAAATGTCGGTTGATGAAATGGTGAAGGTATCGAACATAGATTTAACGTCGACGTGCGAACATCACTTCATTACCATCGATGGTTTAGCAGAAGTGGCCTATATCCCTGAAAACAAGATTCTTGGGCTGTCTAAAATCAACCGTATCGTTCGATTCTTTGCTCAGCGCCCTCAAGTGCAAGAACGCCTTACTCAGCAAATCCTGGTCGCGATACAGACTCTAGTCGAAACAGAAAATGTGGCCGTGACAATTAAAGCCACTCACTATTGCGTTAAATCCAGAGGTGTCATGGATGCAAACTCTGAAACCTCAACGACCGCTCTCGGTGGTATTTTCAAAACTAACCCTCAAACCAGAGCTGAGTTTTTACGATGAGTGAAACGATACTAATAACTGGCGTGGGAAAGCGACTAGGCTTCGCACTGGCGCAGCAACTTTTAGTGGATGGATACAAAGTGGTTGGCACTTACCGAAGCGACTACCCTCAACTGCAATTACTGCGCGACAGTGGAGCCGACTTGCAGCAGGTAGATTTTTATCAACAAAGCAGCTTAGAGGGCTTTCTTCATTACGTGGGTCAAGAATATAAGACACTTCGAGCCATCATACATAACGCTTCCGACTGGAAGCCGGAGAACAAGAAAAACCCCAGTGAAAATGCCTCACAAATCATGCATCAGATGATGACGATTCACGCGACCGTGCCTTATTTGTTCAATTTAACACTCAAAGACCAACTGATGTCTGGCGATAAAACGTCAGACATCATCCACATCAGTGATTACGTTGCGGAAAAAGGCAGTAAAAAACACATCGCTTACGCGGCTAGCAAAGCTGCGCTCAACAACCTAACGTTGTCGTTTTCAGCAATGCTGGCTCCCAAGGTGAAAGTAAATACCCTCTCTCCAGCAATGATTAAGTTCAATGAACATGACGATGACACATACAAAACCAAAGCGCTGCAGAAAGCTCTGATCCCCACAGAAGCGGGCTTTGAGGAAATAATAAATGGCATCAAATATGTTTTGGCCAGTCACTACATGACAGGAAGAACCTTACACCTTGATGGCGGTAGGCATTTGAAGTGAAGTCCATATCTTGTGGGCTTACGTCAACATAGAAACGCTAAAGACTAGCGACTGCTGTTACCAATAAACCGCTAGAAGTTAGAAGCTATAAGCCAGAAGCCAGAAGCTACTATGACCTAGAAACTGCTAAAAGAGTGAGGAAGGCGTTTTTCTTCGTCCCAGCCGGATAACTCAATATTGATCAACGATTTGCGCTTCTCATTACACAGTGAAGCGATATTGATGATAGGCAGTTGGCTACGAAACTGCGCGGTAAGTATCACCTTTTTACTTTCACTCAGGCTGTTTCGACATTGCGCTAAAACCGCTTCGCTATCTAATTGGCGCGCGTTCTCCATAATGTCGATATCAGTATTCTCTTGATAGCAATCTATCAGCCAAGATACAGCAGGCTCTTCTAAACTGGTGATTACGACGACATCTTTGTTTGCCATAAGCTCGTGGAGTTCAAGTTCTTTGAGAGCAAGTTCTTTGAGTTCAGTTTGCATATATCCCCTCTTCGTTAAGCCTATGGTCTACACATAAAATCAGCGACCGACACATTAAAGTTAGCGACCTACCCGTTAAAGGCGGTTACCCAGTTTAGCTTGTGCCAAATGGTAGCCTCTGTCTATCATCTCTTGTGAGCGATCAAACTCTAAAGTGCCACAGGCATTACGTGGGAGCTCAAGCGTAATATCGGCGGGGTAAGCGGCCAGTTTTTGGCGAGCAATGGTCGATTGCATCGCATCAAACGCTTGGTTGGCAATGTCGTAGGCAGCAAAATTGAAGCTCATTTTACTTTTTACACTGCTACCTAGATTATCGATAAAATGAACCACCCTCTCATGCAGATTGCTCTCTTTTGTAGGTAGGGAAACCGGTATCACTTCCTGCTGAAGCATCTCAGGTTCACCACCTAAGTTCACAGCCAGAGTAAAGTCTGTCTTATCACTAAAGGTAGGCGCAATCGGTACGGGATTGAGCACTCCGCCATCAATCAGCACTTCACCATTGATGACATGAGGTGTGAAGAACAGTGGCAAAGAGATGGAGGCGCGAATGGCATCAAACAGAGAACCGGATTGCAACCAAACCTCTTTTTCATCGTCGACGTTAGCAGCAACTGCGGTATAAGGGATAGGCAGATCTTCAATTGAAATCTCGCCGATCAGTCCACGCAGTGTGTCGATGATCTTGTCCCCTTTGAAGATACCGCTCGATTGCCATGAAAAGTCCAACATCATCGCCATATCCGATTGGTCGATACTGGTGACCCACTCTTCAAATTCATCCAACTTGCCCGCCGCATAGACACCACCGATAAGTGCGCCAATTGAACAGCCAGAGATGGATTTTATCTGATAGCCATGCTCGATTAACCAACGGATGATTCCAACGTGAACCAAGCCTCTTGCGCCACCACTGCCAAGTACCAATGAGACCGTTTTTGCCATCGTATTAATCCTTTAGTTTTTAATTCTAGGGGAGCTAACTCGCCGATTTACCAATTAGCAGATCTCAACTCACTGAGTCACTATCAGTCCATACGGGTAATGAAGGTTTGCTCGTCATCCACAAAAGCCACATAGTCGCCGTGATAGATAAACACCCGACCACGCCCTTCTACTATACACGCTAGCTGTGGGTTCAAATCTTCTTCAAGATTTTCACTTTGATACGTGCCAGTATCAGTGATCACACCGCGGAGTTTAGGCAAAAATCCATAGCTACGCTTGGCTTGATCAATCAGGCTCAATTCACTGGTGGTAGAGAAGTAAGCTGGGATGGGACCAGCATCTTCGATAAACATCGGTTTCAGTTCTTCAAAAGCTGTAATCACCAGCCAGTCGATGCCGTTTACGTGATGGATAAACATTGTTTATAAATACCTAGTTTCTCGATAATTCTGATGCGGAGATTCTAACACTATCAGGGGCCAAACGTAGGAGAAATTGAGCTACTAGAGGCAATCCCTACCCCTGCTTATTACCCAATATATCCAACATAAAACTGGACCAGATATCACGATCAAATCACACCAGAACGCAACCAAGCATGCAACCAAACGTAAGTTGTTGGACTTTTTTCTGGGCCTTTAGAGTCGAACCATTTGTTGTTGAAAGTGACTTTGTTATTCCTGACATTAAGAGCCTACCAATAAACAGACACATACTATCTACAGGGTCTAATACTCGTCGTCCGACTCTACGACTAATGTCTAACCGACTGAGTCTATTTGTTTTTTTTGGTTTGGTATAAGGTACTAACAACTAAATGTTAATGAATTTTTAATTATAAGTTGACGCATTGTTTACACTTCATGCCGTGAGTCAACAACGTTTGTTGGAATAACACACCTCAGAGTGTGAACGAAAGGAATCAAAATGAGCACTACTTTAGAGTCCGCACATATACAAACAGAGAAGCCTCAAGCCAATGAGGATGAACTCACCTATGAACAACAACATAAACCAAGAT harbors:
- a CDS encoding PLP-dependent transferase; translation: MNTSTQLSPLRKTTKHEQAEALAIEQAKHFGIDPNSDYGVTLIELATTLYQANTKTHDLWALTVDGLSELDKSDRIAWFNAKRFLSFQIAKILDNLQNPMRATYQSIATNNGNFASKGAYPIFDNVAAIFSASPVITRTATYLFACTEWIEDAFNGKEPLHDIYSRLLNPTSISLANHMVDIEAGSRANEYLAWNFNSGMAAIDGLLSHLLGHEDIVLASRNIYGGSYQLLEDWFGKPSNLNVAVEWVDGYSGDEFATRLDEVAHKYADRLAAGKKIYVYLESPCNPHGYVLDVASISKAGHSRGWDVIVDSTVGTPLLHPVLKRDDVAERPDYVIHSYTKELAGSGTTTAGVVIGRNETMFIPKGDQVTFTKSNGDEVTIPWNETLFWNVYYIKGAFLDADKAFEVLNGMKTYEMRVVQKTINTLTLAKIFDAHPDINVSCPALPDSDNYEHCQNNMYLGLPAALFTIDMEGNGNRAPINRDGFKQFFDMLEPAIGMQVSLGQTNTVALCPALTTHSELSDEALNEAGIKPTTMRISIGLEDPRMFIAHIVEAAKLSIDRKHADFSSSFPSGDSIDEIYMQTYMDVHQRFVKSLPKFSQLSQ
- a CDS encoding Lrp/AsnC family transcriptional regulator → MDEIDKKILAELQSNARLTNQELADRVSLSPSPCLRRVRSLEKQGIIRGYHASVDQEACGLPVNVFVLVKLEKPTEENMRDFEQHIEVIDEVLECFLMTGNHDYLLHVVSESLKSYEQFIRKQLTRLPNIASIESSFAFGQVKTKTKLPVR
- a CDS encoding GGDEF domain-containing protein, which produces MDVHTLAIYTSLLAATVASAMLLTHKYILAGTTLGVNYIAYAALLLGASVTPLSFGVTQSSESIVFLSNGAYATAFGLLLVGITVLRGASRSFLVISIIISSLGISFFLYSALIAPSVTSRIEARSILVVTICILALCANYSGEKHDNREAKCLLNLTLFINILYMAMRGVLAHTKGTNSNYYLISDIHKLSFVIMTITIVSLAFSVFWILTDRLLKQTYRSSITDEQTGLYNRRGLAELIPKLVQPGRESDISVLMADLDHFKKINDTYGHDKGDDVIKHFGQILEDTCRTSDFCFRYGGEEFVVMLPRANKIQAMQIAERIRNHAKHNSNQELSSGRYTVSIGVTQALINDDWNSLIKRADNALYDAKSQGRDCIVER
- a CDS encoding dienelactone hydrolase family protein, producing the protein MNQNTESQSDPARSIPQEAFDWYDEYAHGLIDRREFMARLSGLAVLGLTMTTLTSALIPNYAQAEQVSFNDPSIKATYEKFPSPKGHGEGYGYLVVPKELEGNAPVVLVIHENRGLNPYVKDVARRLAAAGFIAFAPDALYSLGGYPGNDDEGRAMQKSLSREKIEEDFIAAANFLKSHEKSNGKLGAVGFCFGGYIVNMLAAVMPEQLDAGVPFYGTPAAPDLRKNVKGPLLIQFAGIDKRVNATWPDYETELKENGADYTAYIYDGVNHGFHNDSTGRYAEEEAELAWTRTLEFFNQKLS
- a CDS encoding MetQ/NlpA family ABC transporter substrate-binding protein, which codes for MNSYKKITASLLALAFVFGVTGCGKKDEAVIKIGATVGPHAQVVQAVAKEAAKQGINIELVEFSDYITPNAALDDGSIQLNSYQHQPFLDNFNDNHDSKLVSIGRSILMRMGVYSNKYTSLDSIPDNARIAIPNDPTNGGRGLLLLEDAGLISLKDNAGFNASLNDIVSNPKNIRFVEVDAAQLPRSLDDVDAAAITMNYVMSAGLDPKKQGIYLEKKDAPLAVMVVAAREEDKNNETYKKIISIYHSQEISDFLDSTFKGTIEAAK
- a CDS encoding haloacid dehalogenase type II; protein product: MKKEVILFDINETVLNLGSLQPKFKAVFGSEDALSLWFSKLLHSSTVCIATNVQSTFSELANAALDAIAQRYKCDLTAESKDALLTSFANLPAHTDIKASLLKLRNNGFKTVAFSNSSLDLIASQIKNSGLKDYFDTIISVEETGSFKPNSDVYKFAAETLQESVENLRLVATHDWDTHGALSAGLQAAYIDRTGVEYHSLYLKPEISSKTMDGVVEQIIKHNLEN